Proteins encoded within one genomic window of Microbacterium soli:
- a CDS encoding ABC transporter permease, with product MAGTFVDVSQYDRPGHGNGLVDVVRWRYLLGVLIRKGTATRYRNSALGWVWSYVKPAAQFVIYYFVMGIILQNQRVEQYAIYLFSGIVIVNLFNEAFGNATNSIVDNRALVRKIYLPRELFPVAAIVGSVIHFLPQLAILIAVCLVLGWVPTVGGLAGFMAGILLVLVFALGLGLFFSGLNVRYRDAQNFVDLIKMFSTWTSPVLYTWVMMANALHNHSWATFVYMSNPLTVGVELSHTAIWAPLVATPLGVPDYFGWSMLTAAIAALASLVIGQLVFRHYERTFAQDL from the coding sequence TTGGCAGGAACGTTCGTCGACGTCTCCCAGTACGATCGTCCGGGGCATGGCAACGGCCTAGTCGATGTCGTCCGATGGCGGTACCTGCTCGGCGTGCTGATCCGCAAGGGGACGGCGACGCGCTACCGGAACTCCGCCCTGGGCTGGGTCTGGTCCTACGTGAAGCCCGCCGCGCAGTTCGTCATCTATTACTTCGTGATGGGGATCATCCTCCAGAACCAGCGCGTCGAGCAGTACGCGATCTACCTGTTCAGCGGCATCGTCATCGTCAATCTCTTCAACGAGGCGTTCGGCAACGCGACCAACTCGATCGTCGACAATCGTGCGCTCGTGCGCAAGATCTATCTGCCGCGTGAGCTGTTCCCGGTCGCGGCCATCGTCGGCTCGGTCATCCACTTCCTTCCACAGCTGGCGATCCTCATCGCCGTCTGCCTTGTTCTCGGCTGGGTGCCGACGGTGGGCGGGCTCGCGGGTTTTATGGCTGGCATCCTTCTCGTGCTGGTCTTCGCGTTGGGGCTCGGCCTGTTCTTCAGCGGTCTGAACGTGCGCTACCGGGATGCGCAGAACTTCGTCGACCTCATCAAGATGTTCTCCACCTGGACCTCGCCGGTGCTCTACACCTGGGTGATGATGGCCAACGCCCTGCACAATCACTCCTGGGCGACGTTCGTGTACATGTCGAACCCGCTCACCGTCGGCGTCGAGCTCTCGCACACGGCGATCTGGGCGCCGTTGGTGGCGACGCCGCTCGGCGTCCCCGACTACTTCGGGTGGTCGATGCTGACGGCGGCGATCGCGGCACTGGCCTCACTGGTGATCGGCCAGCTCGTCTTCCGCCACTATGAGCGAACCTTTGCGCAGGACCTGTGA
- a CDS encoding ABC transporter ATP-binding protein, whose translation MTQSTPSIVLDHVSKRFLKRNSHSFKEAFVGWLRGRKVRAETFTALDDISFQVGEGESVAVLGLNGSGKSTSLKLVSGVLEPDSGTVLTRGRVAGLIEVGAGFHPDLSGRENVYLNAAILGMSRKETDARFDDIVEFSEIGDFINQEVKHYSSGMFMRLAFSVAIHVDLDILLVDEVLSVGDAPFRDKCKARIQQLAEEGVTMLVVSHDMKMVEQLCERGIVIDKGHKVFDGPIRDAVALLQEVKA comes from the coding sequence TTGACCCAGAGCACGCCGAGCATCGTCCTGGACCACGTCTCGAAGCGGTTCCTGAAGCGGAACTCGCATTCGTTCAAGGAGGCGTTCGTCGGCTGGTTGCGCGGGCGCAAGGTGCGCGCCGAGACGTTCACCGCGTTGGACGACATCAGCTTCCAGGTCGGCGAGGGGGAGTCCGTCGCCGTCCTCGGCCTGAACGGGTCGGGCAAGTCGACCTCGCTGAAGCTCGTCTCCGGCGTCCTGGAGCCCGATTCGGGGACGGTGCTAACCCGTGGGCGCGTCGCGGGTCTGATCGAGGTCGGGGCCGGGTTCCACCCAGATCTCAGCGGTCGCGAGAACGTGTATCTGAACGCCGCGATACTCGGGATGAGCCGAAAGGAGACCGATGCACGGTTCGACGACATCGTGGAGTTCTCCGAGATCGGCGACTTCATCAACCAGGAGGTCAAGCACTACTCCTCCGGGATGTTCATGCGGCTGGCGTTCTCGGTGGCGATCCACGTCGACCTCGACATACTGCTAGTGGACGAAGTGCTCTCCGTCGGCGATGCGCCCTTCCGCGACAAGTGCAAGGCGCGCATCCAACAGCTCGCTGAAGAGGGCGTGACCATGCTCGTCGTCAGTCACGACATGAAGATGGTCGAACAGCTCTGCGAGCGCGGAATCGTCATCGACAAGGGCCATAAGGTCTTCGACGGCCCGATCCGGGACGCGGTGGCCCTGCTGCAGGAGGTCAAGGCGTGA
- a CDS encoding glycosyltransferase family 2 protein — MSESPQSEEGVLLSIVIPTHNVRPWIAETLYSVLGQDVDGLEVIVVDDHSDDGTVEVVERCIAGDPRARLVRAESFGGGSARNEGVRWARGRYLAFADGDDIVPDGAYRAMVASLERTGSQVVIGDYIKFSPASTWRPTASMTAFSQPAQGVSLTQIPTMIFSRPCWNKVFDRSFWLGNGIEFPDVVRSNDIVPMTTAYVKASAIDVIEDVVYLYRDRPGGSSMTAKAPSSAAFISYLTQEAICADLLSSVGEPELESRYAALIYDRDGFFHARKFLSAWSGERDDDGRVVALLEELLERCAPAPRWIDARKRMTMHLLRRGEFLAARAAAQTVDGGAWRAEDAGTRMDAWTALLKSVVAEPELFAEVERVLRTGALATLGGIRPGAGDFEAHWDRLAEAAVSVFGDEVRAEIPELGSGTPVAVRAETGGTVSAIFGGDPVRLHGSSSTDDVVPVLWSSEGCVHPVRVDWRRGQDSAVWDAEFRVSHLPRGRELQPALRFADGRTVAVHVDAPVPEYRRLENVLYEQEQGWVRLSRRRHWLVRAPRRALITVRDRLRALRR, encoded by the coding sequence GTGAGCGAGTCACCGCAGTCGGAGGAAGGCGTGCTGCTGTCCATCGTCATCCCGACGCACAATGTCCGTCCGTGGATCGCCGAGACGCTGTACTCGGTGCTCGGCCAGGATGTCGACGGGCTGGAGGTGATCGTCGTCGACGATCACTCCGACGACGGCACGGTCGAGGTCGTGGAACGGTGCATCGCCGGTGACCCGCGTGCCCGGCTGGTCCGCGCCGAGTCCTTCGGCGGCGGCTCGGCGCGGAACGAGGGCGTGCGCTGGGCGCGCGGGCGGTACCTCGCCTTCGCGGACGGTGACGACATCGTTCCGGATGGTGCGTACCGTGCGATGGTCGCGTCGCTGGAGCGGACGGGATCGCAGGTCGTGATCGGTGACTACATCAAGTTCTCCCCGGCGTCGACATGGCGTCCGACAGCGAGCATGACGGCCTTCTCCCAGCCCGCGCAGGGGGTCTCGCTGACGCAGATCCCGACGATGATCTTCAGCCGACCCTGCTGGAACAAGGTGTTCGACCGCTCGTTCTGGCTCGGCAACGGCATCGAGTTCCCGGACGTCGTGCGCTCCAACGATATCGTCCCGATGACGACCGCGTATGTGAAGGCCTCCGCGATCGATGTCATCGAGGATGTCGTCTACCTCTACCGCGATCGCCCGGGAGGATCGTCGATGACGGCGAAGGCCCCGTCGTCTGCGGCCTTCATCAGCTATCTCACGCAGGAGGCCATCTGCGCCGACCTGCTCTCGTCGGTGGGCGAGCCCGAGCTGGAGTCGCGGTATGCGGCGCTGATCTACGACCGGGACGGGTTCTTCCACGCGCGGAAGTTCCTGTCCGCCTGGAGCGGCGAGCGCGACGACGACGGCCGGGTCGTCGCCCTCCTGGAGGAGTTGCTGGAACGCTGCGCACCGGCGCCCCGGTGGATCGATGCGCGTAAGCGGATGACGATGCACCTGCTGCGCCGGGGCGAATTCCTCGCGGCGCGGGCCGCCGCGCAGACGGTCGATGGCGGCGCATGGCGAGCTGAAGACGCGGGCACCCGGATGGACGCCTGGACCGCGCTGCTGAAGAGCGTGGTCGCAGAACCCGAGCTGTTTGCGGAGGTGGAGCGAGTGCTCCGCACCGGAGCACTAGCCACGCTGGGAGGCATTCGGCCGGGAGCGGGTGACTTCGAAGCACACTGGGATCGGCTCGCGGAGGCCGCTGTGTCGGTGTTCGGCGACGAGGTGCGTGCGGAGATCCCCGAGCTGGGCAGTGGGACCCCGGTGGCGGTTCGGGCGGAGACCGGCGGCACGGTCAGCGCGATCTTCGGCGGGGATCCGGTCCGGCTGCACGGCAGCAGCTCGACCGATGACGTCGTACCGGTGCTGTGGAGCAGCGAGGGGTGTGTGCATCCCGTTCGCGTCGACTGGCGGCGCGGGCAGGACAGTGCGGTCTGGGACGCCGAGTTCCGCGTCTCCCACCTGCCCCGTGGACGCGAGCTGCAGCCGGCCCTCAGATTCGCGGACGGCAGGACGGTCGCCGTGCACGTCGACGCGCCGGTGCCCGAGTACCGCAGGCTCGAGAACGTGCTCTACGAGCAGGAGCAGGGGTGGGTCCGTCTGTCGCGCCGACGCCACTGGCTGGTCCGTGCACCCCGCCGCGCGCTGATCACCGTCAGGGATCGGCTACGCGCGCTGCGTCGATGA
- a CDS encoding bifunctional dTDP-4-dehydrorhamnose 3,5-epimerase family protein/NAD(P)-dependent oxidoreductase — MTEYGKRLSVSTTAIPGLLLAELPVHGDSRGWFKENWQREKMTAAGLPDFGPVQNNISFNDAVGTTRGIHAEPWDKWVSVATGRIFGAWVDLREGDTFGAVFTAELDPSRAVFVPRGVGNSYQTLEADTAYAYLVNDHWSADAEYSFLNLADETAAIDWPIPLAEAEISANDLAHPRLADVTPVAPKKTLVIGAGGQLGRALRASYGEHAHIEYADRDALDLADPDFGTGRRWRDYDVIINAAAYTAVDLAETPEGRTAAWAVNVTGVTELARIATANGITLVHLSSDYVFDGSSSEPHTEQEPVRPLGVYGQTKAAGDAVVSTVPRHYIVRTSWVIGEGKNFVRTMASLAERGVDPVVVDDQIGRLTFTDDLARGIRHLLEHRAPYGTYNLSGAGEPMSWAQLARHVYRLTGHDPERVTPTSTDAYHATVTTPVAPRPRNSVLDLTRIRATGFAPADHLSSLQRYLA; from the coding sequence ATGACGGAGTACGGCAAGCGGCTGTCCGTCAGCACCACCGCGATCCCGGGCCTGCTCCTCGCCGAACTGCCCGTGCACGGTGACTCCCGCGGATGGTTCAAGGAGAACTGGCAGCGCGAGAAGATGACGGCGGCGGGGCTCCCGGACTTCGGGCCCGTGCAGAACAACATCTCGTTCAACGACGCGGTGGGCACCACGCGCGGCATCCACGCCGAGCCCTGGGACAAGTGGGTGTCCGTCGCCACCGGCCGGATCTTCGGCGCCTGGGTCGATCTGCGCGAGGGCGACACGTTCGGGGCCGTGTTCACCGCCGAGCTGGACCCCTCACGCGCGGTCTTCGTCCCCCGGGGCGTCGGCAACTCGTACCAGACCCTCGAGGCCGACACCGCCTACGCCTACCTCGTCAACGACCACTGGTCGGCCGACGCCGAGTACTCGTTCCTCAATCTGGCGGACGAGACCGCCGCGATCGACTGGCCGATCCCCCTCGCCGAGGCGGAGATCTCCGCGAACGACCTGGCCCACCCCCGACTGGCGGATGTCACTCCCGTCGCCCCGAAGAAGACCCTCGTCATCGGCGCGGGAGGCCAGCTCGGTCGGGCGCTGCGCGCATCGTACGGCGAGCACGCGCACATCGAGTACGCCGACCGCGACGCCCTCGACCTGGCCGACCCGGACTTCGGCACCGGGCGCCGCTGGCGCGACTACGACGTCATCATCAACGCGGCCGCGTACACCGCCGTCGACCTCGCGGAGACTCCGGAGGGTCGCACCGCCGCCTGGGCCGTGAACGTCACCGGCGTCACGGAGCTCGCCCGCATCGCGACGGCCAACGGCATCACTCTCGTCCACCTCTCCAGCGACTACGTGTTCGACGGCTCCTCCTCCGAGCCGCACACCGAGCAGGAGCCGGTGCGCCCGCTGGGCGTGTACGGGCAGACCAAGGCCGCCGGCGACGCCGTCGTCAGCACCGTCCCCCGGCACTACATCGTGCGGACCTCCTGGGTGATCGGAGAGGGGAAGAACTTCGTGCGCACCATGGCCTCCCTCGCCGAACGCGGGGTCGATCCCGTCGTCGTCGACGATCAGATCGGCCGACTCACCTTCACCGACGACCTGGCGCGCGGCATCCGTCACCTGCTGGAGCACCGGGCGCCGTACGGCACCTACAACCTCTCCGGGGCCGGGGAGCCGATGTCGTGGGCACAGCTCGCCCGGCACGTCTACCGCCTCACCGGTCACGACCCGGAGCGGGTGACGCCGACCTCGACGGATGCGTACCACGCCACCGTCACAACCCCTGTCGCACCGCGCCCGCGCAACAGCGTGCTGGACCTGACGAGGATCCGCGCCACGGGCTTCGCACCCGCCGACCACCTCTCGAGCCTGCAGCGCTACCTCGCCTGA
- the rfbA gene encoding glucose-1-phosphate thymidylyltransferase RfbA: protein MRGIILAGGTGSRLHPITLGVSKQLVPVYDKPMIYYPLSTLILAGIRDIMMITTPHDREAFEHLLGDGSRFGVSITYRVQPAPDGLAQAFILGEEHIGSDAVALILGDNIFYGQGMGTRLRQYTDVDGGVVFGYWVDDPTAYGVVEFDADGRVVSLEEKPAHPKSNYAVPGLYFYDNDVVEIAKSLEPSPRGELEITDVNRTYLERGRLTVQLLTRGTAWLDTGTFDSLAEATDFIRTVQKRQGLSIGCPEEVAWRMGYLDDDALRLRAESLHKSGYGAYLLKVLERGR, encoded by the coding sequence ATGCGCGGCATCATCCTCGCCGGGGGAACCGGCTCTCGTCTGCATCCGATCACCCTGGGCGTCTCCAAGCAGCTCGTTCCGGTGTACGACAAGCCGATGATCTACTACCCGCTGTCGACTCTGATCCTCGCGGGGATCCGGGACATCATGATGATCACCACGCCGCATGATCGGGAGGCGTTCGAGCATCTGCTGGGCGACGGCTCGCGTTTCGGCGTGTCGATCACCTACCGCGTCCAGCCCGCTCCGGACGGCCTGGCTCAGGCCTTCATCCTCGGGGAGGAGCACATCGGCTCGGATGCTGTGGCGCTCATCCTGGGCGACAACATCTTCTACGGGCAGGGGATGGGCACCCGGCTGCGGCAGTACACGGATGTCGATGGCGGGGTGGTCTTCGGATACTGGGTCGACGATCCCACGGCCTACGGCGTCGTGGAATTCGACGCGGACGGGCGGGTCGTCTCCCTCGAGGAGAAGCCCGCGCATCCGAAGAGCAACTACGCCGTGCCCGGGCTGTACTTCTACGACAACGACGTGGTCGAGATCGCCAAGTCGCTCGAGCCATCACCGAGAGGGGAGCTCGAGATCACCGATGTGAACCGTACGTATCTCGAGCGGGGCAGGCTCACCGTGCAGCTGCTCACTCGGGGCACGGCCTGGCTGGACACCGGCACGTTCGACTCGCTCGCCGAGGCGACCGACTTCATCCGCACCGTTCAGAAGCGGCAGGGACTGTCGATCGGCTGCCCGGAGGAGGTCGCGTGGCGGATGGGCTATCTGGACGACGATGCGCTTCGCCTGCGGGCCGAGTCCCTGCACAAGAGCGGATACGGTGCGTACCTGCTCAAAGTGCTCGAGAGAGGCCGCTGA
- the rfbB gene encoding dTDP-glucose 4,6-dehydratase has product MQRLLVTGGAGFIGSNFVHHVVGSTDAHVTVLDKLTYAGNRASLADLPSDRVELVEGDIADAALVDELFADVDAVVHYAAESHNDNSLHDPSPFLHSNIIGTYTLLEAARRHDRRFHHISTDEVYGDLELDDSNRFTETTPYNPSSPYSATKAGSDLLVRAWVRSFGVRATISNCSNNYGPYQHVEKFIPRQITNILRGIRPKLYGAGRNVRDWIHAEDHSSAVLAILERGRIGETYLIGADGEKDNRTVVEMILTRMGLPADAYDHVTDRAGHDLRYAIDSTKLREELGWRPRYADFEAGLAATIDWYRDNEEWWAPAKDATESFYASKGQ; this is encoded by the coding sequence ATGCAGAGACTGCTCGTCACCGGCGGTGCCGGATTCATCGGTTCGAACTTCGTGCACCATGTCGTGGGCAGCACCGACGCCCACGTCACCGTGCTGGACAAGCTCACCTACGCCGGCAACCGGGCCTCTCTCGCGGACCTCCCCTCCGATCGCGTCGAGCTCGTCGAGGGCGACATCGCCGATGCCGCGCTCGTCGACGAACTGTTCGCGGACGTGGACGCGGTCGTCCACTACGCGGCCGAGTCGCACAACGACAACTCGCTGCACGACCCCAGCCCGTTCCTGCACTCGAACATCATCGGCACTTACACGCTGCTGGAGGCGGCTCGCCGGCACGACCGCCGGTTCCACCACATCTCCACGGATGAGGTCTACGGCGACCTGGAACTGGACGACTCGAACCGCTTCACGGAGACCACCCCCTACAACCCGTCGTCGCCGTACTCCGCCACCAAGGCCGGCAGCGACCTGCTCGTGCGCGCCTGGGTGCGCTCGTTCGGCGTGCGGGCGACGATCTCGAACTGCTCGAACAACTACGGCCCGTACCAGCACGTGGAGAAGTTCATCCCACGCCAGATCACCAACATCCTGCGGGGAATCCGTCCGAAGCTCTACGGAGCCGGCCGGAACGTGCGCGACTGGATCCACGCCGAGGACCACTCCTCGGCCGTGCTGGCGATCCTCGAGCGAGGCAGGATCGGCGAAACCTACCTCATCGGAGCCGACGGCGAGAAGGACAACAGGACGGTGGTGGAGATGATCCTCACCCGGATGGGCCTGCCCGCCGACGCCTACGACCATGTCACCGACCGTGCCGGCCACGACCTGAGGTACGCGATCGACAGCACCAAGCTCCGTGAGGAGCTCGGCTGGCGGCCTCGCTACGCCGACTTCGAGGCGGGGCTCGCAGCGACTATCGACTGGTACCGCGACAACGAGGAGTGGTGGGCGCCCGCGAAGGACGCGACGGAGTCGTTCTACGCGTCGAAGGGCCAGTGA
- a CDS encoding glycosyltransferase, translating into MRLWKHRSRGPEPDEVELPLLHPERIVAREYYGAVLGIRFADDREAAEHYLADGWRSGVVPHPFLDFAMVRSSMDAAVTLRDALREFASTAEAHAELGGAGPLIDGEELSKTGMVGAADDIALLLRQDAATIDAVPLRGGSTWAQAREFFASTQGVAERLRDAGFLDQDFYGRQRPRPFLTWHAALDDYLVVGERSGAIPNWAFEPEWHAAHDAAQQRGVRPVNQLLWYVDQGEQTSTSPLGDGADGRPLRLEEILNEPADALMSGARPAAVTWGEARNVVADSFPVKPMTAPPRRAPLRGRKGVDVAVIVDARHLATEANIADLHRLARSQRTDGRTIYIVSDAADGHEPPLAVRFEDEERVQVVSCSVGEPFGAVAVRVIQDGAHEAWTLWRPGQVWKDDGLIATARALDGYPEAAGVGAHTPAAPQDWGDPQGALWRARLDAAGIIFRSSRITPDPARDFGANADAVYRLGETGTGVVIEGDRFWARGYDAQAHANRAGANSARASHSSVPESTLPEGIAVTVIVPTFEDWRMTLEAVRAVRATSDAGVIVIDNGSRRAVGAILRSAFLGDRHVQYVRLARNADFAAGSHLGARMAQSEYLVFLNNDTIVQPGWLGPLIGALKGAVAAQPVLTFADGTVQAAGTVFSGGLSMPAHVLAGYHPADLPERIGEYDFSALTGACLAVRREHYVEVGGFDAEYVNGMEDIDLSLKLKSAAAGPLRVVTESRVRHLESRTPGRFRYAMPNRVRFAQRWRAELLESLDDRAILDGTPLRLDRVIRGEQRGGILREVSWQVTPRESALEISERPERLRWALKIPSPGTLLGDRWGDTFFAEDLATALRGLGQQVVIDRRSSWERSGAEYDDVNLVLRGIHAFTPLAPAVNLMWVISHPDQVSIDELSYGWDRVYSAGPRWAEETARRAGIRIETLLQATDPDRFRPSDRDDAPREGVLFVGRTRGERRRVVVDAARVAEDLEVYGDDGWEQHIDRRFIRGQVMPNQALPQAYRRARVVLNDHWDDMRRGGFVSNRLFDAVASGVRVVSDEIDGLAEIFGAQVRTYTSEDELRELLSPAAQGWPSESESRRAAERIRAEHSFQARARVLLDDAMRARSARSAL; encoded by the coding sequence ATGAGGCTCTGGAAGCACCGGTCACGCGGTCCCGAACCTGATGAAGTCGAACTGCCGCTGCTGCATCCGGAGAGGATCGTCGCTCGGGAGTACTACGGCGCCGTGCTCGGGATCCGTTTCGCGGACGACCGTGAGGCTGCCGAGCACTATCTGGCGGACGGATGGCGTAGCGGCGTCGTCCCGCACCCCTTCCTCGACTTCGCGATGGTGCGCTCGTCGATGGATGCTGCCGTCACGCTTCGTGATGCGCTGCGGGAGTTCGCGTCGACTGCCGAGGCCCATGCAGAGCTCGGGGGAGCGGGCCCGCTGATCGACGGCGAGGAGCTGTCGAAGACCGGAATGGTGGGCGCCGCCGACGACATCGCGCTGCTCCTGCGGCAGGATGCCGCAACGATCGACGCCGTGCCGCTGAGAGGCGGGAGCACGTGGGCGCAGGCGCGCGAGTTCTTTGCCTCGACGCAGGGCGTCGCGGAGCGCCTCCGCGACGCCGGCTTCCTGGACCAGGACTTCTACGGGAGGCAGCGACCACGCCCCTTCCTGACATGGCATGCCGCTCTGGACGACTATCTCGTGGTCGGCGAGCGCTCCGGCGCCATTCCGAACTGGGCGTTCGAGCCGGAGTGGCATGCTGCGCATGATGCCGCGCAGCAGCGGGGCGTCCGGCCGGTCAACCAGCTCCTGTGGTACGTGGATCAGGGTGAGCAGACGAGTACGTCGCCGCTGGGGGACGGGGCGGATGGACGACCGCTCCGGCTCGAGGAGATCCTGAATGAGCCGGCGGACGCGCTCATGTCGGGCGCACGACCCGCCGCCGTCACCTGGGGCGAGGCGAGGAACGTTGTTGCGGATTCCTTCCCCGTCAAGCCGATGACCGCGCCGCCGCGTCGGGCCCCGCTTCGCGGGCGGAAGGGGGTTGACGTCGCCGTCATCGTGGACGCACGCCATCTGGCCACCGAGGCGAACATCGCCGACCTTCATCGGCTCGCCCGGTCGCAGCGGACCGATGGCCGCACCATTTACATCGTCTCGGACGCGGCCGACGGGCATGAGCCGCCATTGGCAGTGCGGTTCGAGGACGAGGAACGGGTGCAGGTGGTCTCCTGCTCGGTAGGTGAGCCGTTCGGCGCCGTTGCGGTTCGGGTCATCCAGGACGGGGCGCACGAGGCTTGGACGCTGTGGCGGCCCGGTCAGGTCTGGAAGGACGACGGCCTCATCGCGACCGCGCGCGCTCTGGACGGCTACCCCGAGGCCGCCGGGGTGGGAGCGCATACCCCCGCCGCACCGCAGGACTGGGGCGACCCGCAGGGGGCTCTATGGCGGGCGCGGCTGGACGCGGCGGGGATCATCTTCAGATCCAGTCGGATCACTCCCGACCCCGCGCGCGACTTCGGCGCGAATGCGGATGCCGTGTACCGTCTGGGAGAGACAGGAACCGGGGTGGTCATCGAAGGCGATCGCTTCTGGGCCCGCGGATACGACGCCCAGGCGCACGCCAACCGCGCCGGCGCGAACAGTGCACGGGCCTCCCATTCCTCCGTTCCGGAGAGCACGCTGCCCGAGGGGATCGCGGTGACCGTGATCGTCCCCACGTTCGAGGACTGGCGGATGACTCTCGAGGCGGTGCGGGCGGTGCGGGCGACCAGCGACGCCGGGGTGATCGTCATCGACAACGGCTCGCGGCGCGCCGTCGGTGCGATCCTGCGATCGGCGTTCCTCGGCGATCGCCACGTCCAGTACGTGCGGCTGGCGCGCAATGCGGATTTCGCGGCGGGCAGCCACTTGGGCGCGCGGATGGCGCAGAGTGAGTACCTCGTCTTCCTCAACAACGACACCATCGTCCAGCCCGGATGGCTCGGCCCGCTGATCGGCGCGTTGAAGGGTGCGGTCGCGGCGCAACCGGTCCTGACCTTCGCCGACGGCACGGTTCAGGCGGCGGGGACGGTGTTCAGCGGTGGTCTCTCGATGCCCGCGCACGTTCTGGCCGGCTACCACCCCGCCGACCTGCCTGAGCGGATCGGCGAGTACGACTTCTCCGCGCTGACCGGTGCGTGCCTGGCCGTGCGTCGGGAGCACTACGTCGAGGTCGGCGGTTTCGACGCGGAGTATGTCAACGGCATGGAGGATATCGATCTGTCGCTGAAGCTGAAGAGTGCGGCTGCGGGCCCCCTCCGGGTTGTCACGGAGTCGAGAGTGCGTCACCTCGAGAGCAGGACGCCCGGCCGGTTCCGCTACGCGATGCCCAACCGCGTTCGGTTCGCGCAGCGCTGGCGCGCGGAGCTCCTGGAGTCCCTCGACGACCGGGCGATCCTGGACGGCACCCCGCTGAGGCTGGACCGCGTCATCCGGGGCGAGCAGCGCGGCGGGATCCTCCGCGAGGTGAGTTGGCAAGTCACACCGCGGGAGTCGGCGCTGGAGATCAGCGAGCGACCCGAGCGACTGCGGTGGGCTCTGAAGATCCCGAGCCCGGGGACGCTGCTGGGGGACCGGTGGGGAGATACCTTCTTCGCCGAGGACCTCGCGACGGCGCTGCGGGGCCTGGGGCAGCAGGTGGTGATCGACCGTCGCAGCTCCTGGGAGCGCTCCGGCGCGGAGTACGACGATGTGAATCTCGTCCTGCGCGGAATCCATGCGTTCACGCCACTGGCACCCGCAGTGAATCTGATGTGGGTGATCTCCCACCCGGATCAGGTGTCCATCGACGAACTCAGCTACGGGTGGGACCGGGTCTATTCCGCCGGTCCGCGCTGGGCAGAGGAGACGGCGCGACGGGCGGGGATCCGGATCGAGACGCTGCTGCAGGCCACCGATCCGGACCGCTTCCGCCCTTCCGACCGGGACGATGCGCCTCGGGAGGGTGTGCTGTTCGTCGGGCGCACGCGCGGCGAACGCCGTCGCGTCGTGGTCGATGCCGCGAGGGTCGCCGAGGACCTGGAAGTCTACGGTGACGACGGCTGGGAGCAGCACATCGATCGCAGATTCATCCGAGGGCAGGTCATGCCGAACCAAGCGCTACCCCAGGCGTATCGGCGTGCCAGGGTGGTCCTCAACGATCACTGGGACGACATGCGTCGGGGCGGCTTCGTCTCCAATCGGCTCTTCGACGCCGTCGCCTCCGGGGTGCGGGTCGTCAGCGACGAGATCGACGGGCTCGCCGAGATCTTCGGCGCACAGGTCCGCACGTACACCAGCGAGGACGAGCTCCGTGAACTGCTGAGCCCGGCGGCTCAGGGCTGGCCGTCGGAATCCGAGTCGCGCCGCGCCGCCGAGCGGATCCGCGCGGAGCACTCCTTCCAGGCACGCGCGCGTGTTCTGCTCGATGACGCGATGCGCGCACGAAGTGCGCGAAGCGCGCTCTGA